The nucleotide window TCGATATGTCGGCTAACTCATCGATGGCATCGATGTCGCCCACGTCCGCTGATGCTGATCAACCTGCCGTGGGCGGCGACGCCGCATGAAGGCTTCACTGAACTGACGACATCTATGTCCCGAGCTACCGTTCCTTGTCCGTATCCGTCGACGTTCTGGCGCGATCCGGCGTTGCCGTTCATTGAGGCCCGCGAAGTGCTCGACGGGCGGCGTGTCTGCTATGCGTTGCATAGCCACGAAACGTTCTCGATCGGTGTGGTGACGGGCGGGCGCAGTACGTATCTCAATGGGCGCGCACGAGAGACCGTGGGCGAGGGCAGTGTCGTCGTGATGAACCCCGACGCCGTGCATGCCTGCAACCCGGTGGGGGATGAAGCGTGGGCGTACCGCATGTTGTTTGTGGACACCGCGTGGCTGGGTGCATTGCAGCGCGAGCTGGGCTTCGGCGACGGGCAGGATCTGCATCTGTTCGATCCGCTGTCGTCGACCGACACCACGCTGTACACCGGATTAAATCGGCTTTACGACGTTTGCAGCGATCCCGCGAGCGAGCAACTGGCGCGTGAAAGCGTCGTGCAACAGTTTTTTGTCGATGCGCATGAGCGGTTGAACCCGGCGCCACGGGCGATGCGGGACGATCCGCGCAAATTGCGCGAAGCGGCCGATTTCATCCGGGCGCATTGCCGTGAGGCGTTGACGCTCGCGCGAATCTGCGAGGCGGCGGGGTTGTCGGCGTCATATCTGACGCGCGCATTTCGGGCGCAATACGGGCTCACGCCGCATGCGTTTGTGATGAATCAGCGCATTCAATATGCGCGGGCCCGGCTGCGTCGCGGGCATGCGATTGCGGAGGTTGCGCTCGATGCGGGCTTTGCCGATCAGGCGCATTTCCAGCGCGCTTTCAAGCAACTGCTGGCGACGACGCCGGGGCACTACCGGGCGTCAGAGGCACGTCGCGCTGCATAGCGAGACTTGTCGCCTGCTTATTCCTCGCTTATCGCCCACTTATCGCCCACTTATTCCCCGCATATCGCCGAATAACGCGATCCCCCTTCCTGCTTCACCCCCTTCAAGCGATCAGCTTGCCACCAGATACACCGCGCTGGCGGCGAGCAGTGCGGCCATGACGCGATTGAGGCGTCGTACGCGGCGAGCGTCGCGCATATGTTGTCGGAGCACGGCACCGGCGACGGCCCAGCATCCGACGGAAAGCCAGCACACGACGAAGTAGATCGCGGCGAACTGCCAGATGCGGGTGGGTTCACCGGCGGTGTACGCCCCCATGCCCGCCAATGAGGCGAGCCATGCTTTGGGGTTAAGCCATTGCATGATCGCGCCGTGGAGCATCGTGGGGCCGCGTTGGGGGTTGGCGTCTCCCAGTTCGCCGTCATCGCGCGCGAGCTTGTAGGCCATGTAGAGCAAAAAGGCGACGCCGAACCATTGGATGGCGTGCATCAAAGCGGGCATGCGTTGCAGCAGTTCGTACACACCAAACCCCACACCGACGAGCAGGATGATGAACCCGACGGTAGCGCCGGTCACATGGCGCAGGCTGGGCAAAAGGCCGAAGCGGGCGCCTGAGCCGAGTGCCACCACGTTGACGGGCCCGGGGGTAATGGAGGCGGCGAGCGCGAAGGCGGCCATGGAGTAGAAGAGTGTCATCGGGGACCTTGAGCGAGAGCGTAGAGGTTCCGAATGTAGGCGGGGGGTGGGGGGGCGTGTATTGCAGAAAACTGCCCATGTTGCGGACGAGGAGAGCGACCCGAGGTAGTTTGGGCAAAAGCGGGAACAGACCCAAGGCCCTCCCCGAGGCGAGTTGAACACTGTCTGAGCAGCGGGGAGGGTCTTGGGTCTGTTCTGGGGGGAGGTGTTCTGCGGCGTGGACCGTGGCGCAGGAGGACGGCCGAAGTGAGGCCTGGCGGGGGAATGTCAGGGCAGCAGCCGTTGTCGCAGCCACGCGAGCAACCGTCCCATGACGGGCAGTTTCGCGTAGATATCTTCGGTGGCGTCCCAGTAGTCGCGTTGATAGGCGATGCGCCCATCCACGGCGAGTCGCAAATGAGAGGCCCCGTGAATTACCTGTTCGTCATCGATCCAGCGTTTGGCGTGAAAGTGAAGATTCCAGACGAGGAGCGCCTGATTGTGTTGGAGGAGCGTCGCGGTGATTTCGAAGCGGGGGACATCGACGCGTTCGAACAGGCGATCGAAAAGCGCGGCAAGTTCTGCTGCGCTGCGCACTTCATGCAGCGGACTCTTGAAATAGACCGTCGGCGTGTAGAACTCGCCGAGGTTGACGACGCTTTGCCGCGTGAGAGTTTCGATGTAACGCGTCAGGCGGGTGAGCGCAGCAGCATGATCGATGTCCATGGCACGGTCTCGCGTGGGGTGCGCCAGCGGCGCGCATAGCGCAGGGGAGCCTTGCCATAACTTACCAGCCGGGGTTGTCGCGCGCACCGCGCCGGTGCGTTGGCGTGGCGCGGATGCGACAGTGCTCGGCGGCCCCTGACGTGCACCGGAACGCGGCAATGCGCGCCATCGCGCGTCGATACAGGTCAGTGCGCGTCGCTGATCAGTTCCGCCCGGAGGTCCGGCGCACTCGTGCGCGGGTCGAGCCAGATCGCGAAAAAGGCACGTCCGAAGGCGTCGCCGGTGATTTGACCGATCGGCTTCCCGTCCGAGAAGAACCGTGTGCCGTCGCCCGGTCGGTAG belongs to Pandoraea norimbergensis and includes:
- a CDS encoding nuclear transport factor 2 family protein; this encodes MDIDHAAALTRLTRYIETLTRQSVVNLGEFYTPTVYFKSPLHEVRSAAELAALFDRLFERVDVPRFEITATLLQHNQALLVWNLHFHAKRWIDDEQVIHGASHLRLAVDGRIAYQRDYWDATEDIYAKLPVMGRLLAWLRQRLLP
- a CDS encoding LysE family translocator, producing the protein MTLFYSMAAFALAASITPGPVNVVALGSGARFGLLPSLRHVTGATVGFIILLVGVGFGVYELLQRMPALMHAIQWFGVAFLLYMAYKLARDDGELGDANPQRGPTMLHGAIMQWLNPKAWLASLAGMGAYTAGEPTRIWQFAAIYFVVCWLSVGCWAVAGAVLRQHMRDARRVRRLNRVMAALLAASAVYLVAS
- a CDS encoding AraC family transcriptional regulator, which translates into the protein MSRATVPCPYPSTFWRDPALPFIEAREVLDGRRVCYALHSHETFSIGVVTGGRSTYLNGRARETVGEGSVVVMNPDAVHACNPVGDEAWAYRMLFVDTAWLGALQRELGFGDGQDLHLFDPLSSTDTTLYTGLNRLYDVCSDPASEQLARESVVQQFFVDAHERLNPAPRAMRDDPRKLREAADFIRAHCREALTLARICEAAGLSASYLTRAFRAQYGLTPHAFVMNQRIQYARARLRRGHAIAEVALDAGFADQAHFQRAFKQLLATTPGHYRASEARRAA